From the genome of Pseudomonadota bacterium, one region includes:
- a CDS encoding AMP-binding protein translates to MGSILFDDEVEADLGRLDRAWRADDSFCFVPRKCPVALSWIEAALERLPGPLQRGHFALLTSGSTGAPKLVVGARSRAEGLARLLHALQQSEPVAQTLLLLPLTYCYALVNQWLWARLFDRTLTTTSGLGDPAALRRSLSEAQDAMLCLVGAQAQLLGRHFGEAVFPGVIRLHFAGGPFPQRELPLLRRMFPRAQVFNNYGCAEAMPRLALRRAEEGASAADLGRPLPGIELARDDAGRLLFRSPFAAVAVVDDQGFRALAPEQFVQTGDLGRPGAAGHWQLDGRDGEVFKRYGEKVAVSAVLSRVLEQWHGEAGHCSLEDALGEPGYVLVLAPAPSEAEVRGVLRTLRAHFPRPHWPLRLESVSALPRLDNGKVDRVGLGAMAERTVHWRQG, encoded by the coding sequence GTGGGTAGCATCCTCTTCGACGACGAGGTCGAGGCCGACCTCGGGAGGCTCGATCGGGCCTGGCGCGCCGACGACAGCTTCTGCTTCGTGCCGCGGAAGTGCCCGGTGGCGCTGTCGTGGATCGAGGCGGCGCTCGAGCGCCTTCCGGGCCCCTTGCAGCGCGGGCATTTCGCCCTGCTGACCTCCGGGAGCACGGGCGCGCCGAAGCTCGTGGTGGGCGCGCGCTCGCGCGCGGAGGGTCTCGCGCGGCTGTTGCACGCCCTGCAGCAGAGCGAGCCGGTCGCGCAAACGCTGCTCTTGTTGCCGCTGACCTACTGCTATGCGTTGGTCAATCAATGGCTGTGGGCGCGCCTCTTCGATCGCACGCTGACGACGACCAGCGGCCTCGGCGATCCGGCGGCGCTGCGGCGCAGCCTCTCCGAGGCTCAGGACGCGATGCTCTGTCTGGTCGGCGCTCAGGCGCAGCTGCTGGGGCGGCATTTTGGCGAGGCGGTATTCCCAGGGGTGATCCGCCTCCATTTCGCCGGCGGGCCCTTTCCCCAGCGCGAGCTGCCGCTGCTTCGCCGGATGTTTCCCCGGGCCCAGGTCTTCAATAACTACGGCTGCGCGGAGGCGATGCCGCGGCTGGCGTTGCGGCGCGCCGAGGAAGGCGCCTCGGCGGCCGACCTCGGCCGGCCGCTGCCGGGCATCGAGCTCGCGCGTGACGATGCTGGCCGCTTGCTCTTCCGCAGCCCCTTCGCCGCGGTCGCCGTCGTCGACGATCAGGGTTTTCGCGCGCTGGCGCCGGAGCAGTTCGTGCAAACGGGCGACCTCGGGCGGCCGGGCGCCGCTGGCCATTGGCAACTCGACGGCCGTGACGGCGAGGTCTTCAAGCGCTACGGCGAGAAGGTCGCCGTCAGCGCGGTCTTGAGCAGGGTGCTCGAGCAGTGGCACGGTGAGGCGGGGCACTGCTCGCTGGAGGACGCCCTGGGCGAACCCGGCTACGTGTTGGTGTTGGCTCCGGCGCCGAGCGAGGCGGAGGTGCGCGGGGTGTTACGCACGCTGCGGGCGCACTTCCCGCGACCGCATTGGCCGCTGCGCCTCGAGAGCGTATCGGCGCTGCCGCGGCTCGACAACGGCAAGGTCGACCGAGTTGGGCTGGGGGCGATGGCCGAAAGAACCGTGCATTGGCGGCAGGGGTGA
- a CDS encoding S8 family serine peptidase, whose protein sequence is MVVGVQGTGFLLSHPAFAGLRVLAQRDFVQGDLTTANEAGDPPGQHDHGTKVLSLLAGQEPGVFSGVAPEVTVLLAKIDDLSLNTQLEDDGWIAGLEWLEEQGADIVTSSILSCAGGGSGRPEFKHGATEPTSLAAARPP, encoded by the coding sequence GTGGTCGTGGGCGTGCAGGGCACGGGCTTTCTGCTCTCACACCCCGCCTTCGCCGGGCTACGGGTGCTCGCGCAGCGTGACTTCGTGCAGGGCGACCTGACCACCGCGAACGAGGCCGGCGACCCACCCGGGCAGCACGATCACGGCACCAAGGTGCTCTCGCTGCTCGCCGGGCAGGAGCCTGGCGTCTTCAGCGGCGTGGCACCCGAGGTCACGGTACTGCTCGCCAAGATCGACGACCTCAGCCTGAACACCCAGCTCGAGGACGACGGGTGGATCGCCGGGCTCGAGTGGCTGGAGGAGCAGGGCGCCGACATCGTCACCTCGTCGATCCTCTCCTGCGCGGGCGGCGGGAGCGGTCGCCCCGAGTTCAAGCACGGAGCGACGGAACCCACCTCCCTCGCCGCCGCACGCCCGCCGTAG
- a CDS encoding ATP-sensitive inward rectifier potassium channel 10: MNASAPRPRFGEKVVRLGVRQTPWADVYFQVMDSSWPQLMGLVVAAFVAANALFAGLFLLGGDCVKNLAPGSFGQAFFFSVETMSTIGYGAMVPKTTYASMVVTLEALVGVLGFAVVTGLTFAKFARPRARVLFSERAVITRYHGQPALMFRVGNTRTNEVVEATVRVAVLKDEVSPEGQSMRRLHDLRLIRTTTPIFYLSWTVIHPIDVHSPLYGLDAQARHDGHVLVIATLTGIDSTLASQVHARHVYHPDEVLLNRTLVDIIETLPDGQLQIDYRRFHETQLAAEAPSSLGGASQEPG; the protein is encoded by the coding sequence ATGAATGCTTCCGCGCCACGGCCCCGCTTCGGGGAGAAGGTTGTACGCCTCGGCGTGCGGCAGACGCCCTGGGCCGACGTCTACTTCCAGGTGATGGACAGCTCCTGGCCGCAGCTGATGGGTCTGGTGGTTGCCGCCTTCGTCGCGGCCAATGCCCTCTTCGCGGGGCTCTTCCTGCTCGGTGGGGACTGCGTAAAGAACCTCGCCCCCGGATCCTTCGGCCAGGCCTTCTTCTTCAGCGTCGAAACGATGTCCACCATCGGCTATGGCGCGATGGTGCCGAAGACGACCTATGCCTCGATGGTCGTGACGCTCGAGGCACTGGTCGGCGTGCTGGGCTTCGCGGTGGTCACCGGGCTGACCTTTGCGAAGTTTGCCCGGCCGCGGGCACGGGTGCTCTTCAGCGAGCGCGCGGTGATCACGCGCTACCACGGTCAGCCGGCGCTGATGTTTCGGGTCGGCAACACCCGCACCAACGAAGTGGTGGAGGCCACTGTGCGGGTGGCAGTCCTCAAAGACGAGGTCAGCCCCGAAGGTCAGTCGATGCGGCGGCTGCACGATTTACGGCTGATCCGCACGACGACCCCGATCTTCTATCTGAGCTGGACCGTCATCCATCCGATCGACGTGCACAGCCCCCTGTATGGGCTGGACGCGCAGGCCCGCCATGATGGTCACGTGCTGGTGATCGCCACCCTGACCGGGATCGATAGCACCCTGGCGTCGCAGGTGCACGCGCGTCACGTCTACCACCCAGATGAGGTGCTGCTGAACCGGACGCTGGTCGACATCATCGAGACGCTGCCCGACGGGCAGCTGCAGATCGACTATCGCCGCTTTCACGAGACCCAGCTCGCCGCCGAGGCACCGTCGAGCCTTGGTGGGGCGTCCCAAGAACCGGGCTGA
- a CDS encoding ATP-binding protein — MLDARPDNRRITAFKQWLAGMWLFSLRPHALDAISLEESDSPHETGGNYASWYRSLVQTRPELAEALREDLAPLIPGLNAPPKVIKTERDARVLVLECAGASGKTFSLGVNELSDGQRALLVLYSILRALAPFTSLLVFDEPDNFVAQTEIQPWLAAMREAVVNAKHGTLLVLSHHPEVIDYLAADQVLYLWRGGGGPTRVRELSIDRDQGLTASEASKLGLADAD, encoded by the coding sequence GTGCTTGACGCGCGCCCGGACAACCGGCGCATCACCGCGTTCAAGCAGTGGCTGGCGGGGATGTGGCTCTTCTCGCTGCGCCCGCACGCCCTCGACGCGATCTCTCTCGAGGAATCCGACTCCCCCCACGAGACCGGTGGCAACTACGCCTCGTGGTATCGGTCGCTGGTGCAGACGCGCCCGGAGCTGGCCGAAGCCCTGCGCGAGGACCTTGCGCCGCTGATCCCCGGACTGAACGCCCCACCAAAAGTGATCAAGACGGAGCGTGACGCGAGAGTGCTGGTGCTCGAGTGCGCAGGTGCATCGGGGAAGACCTTCAGCCTGGGCGTCAATGAGCTCTCCGATGGGCAACGGGCCTTGCTGGTGCTCTACAGCATCCTTCGCGCGCTCGCCCCCTTCACGTCGTTGCTGGTATTCGATGAGCCCGACAACTTCGTCGCGCAGACCGAGATCCAGCCATGGCTCGCGGCGATGCGCGAGGCGGTCGTGAACGCCAAGCACGGAACTCTCCTCGTGCTCTCGCACCACCCCGAAGTCATCGACTACCTGGCGGCTGACCAGGTGCTGTACCTCTGGCGGGGCGGCGGCGGCCCAACGCGCGTCCGCGAGCTGAGCATCGACCGCGACCAGGGACTGACCGCGTCGGAGGCAAGCAAGCTCGGACTCGCCGATGCCGACTAA
- a CDS encoding tetratricopeptide repeat protein: MVMRSLDPRVRNTLIAIAVVFPVACVVAALRASEFTGQRLALSAVMAISVGALVAMLTPGRKARELLALLELEQLTGQIVQALMRPDYRLALQGAARASRLAEERLGSEHPALVHCLLREVFLRKLAKEPGGEALGTRALEIAKELGPGNAATLARALEAMAGQARASGHEADSAEFWQTALETWKRVSEAPVNNLLFCHQQLAAILDDLGRHEASIPHWREAIALSERMGNSVRRDIDKGNLAWALIEAGRFEQGEGLTRERLNALEPDKEGLPQAIEMLASMLEHRRAWGEAEVLRRRVVELFERENGPEHASVSRSLATLARVRRELGDWAEAETLLRRAVGIAEVNASEGRRACYQGFLAERLSALADLVRSRDPNEAEQLEEYAAKARSAAKDASET; the protein is encoded by the coding sequence GTGGTGATGCGCTCGCTCGACCCCCGTGTACGGAACACCCTGATTGCGATCGCAGTTGTGTTCCCCGTGGCATGCGTAGTCGCCGCCCTTCGCGCGAGCGAGTTCACCGGTCAGCGCCTGGCGCTTTCGGCCGTGATGGCCATTTCGGTGGGCGCACTTGTGGCGATGCTGACTCCCGGCAGGAAGGCGCGCGAGCTGCTCGCACTTCTCGAGTTGGAGCAGCTGACGGGGCAGATTGTGCAAGCGCTGATGCGTCCGGACTATCGACTGGCTCTCCAGGGAGCGGCGCGGGCGAGCCGTCTCGCGGAAGAGAGGCTCGGATCAGAGCATCCTGCGCTGGTGCACTGCCTCTTGAGGGAGGTCTTCCTAAGGAAGCTAGCGAAGGAGCCGGGAGGGGAGGCGCTTGGCACCCGAGCGCTTGAAATCGCGAAGGAGCTTGGGCCTGGGAATGCTGCGACACTTGCACGAGCCCTCGAAGCCATGGCTGGCCAGGCTCGTGCGTCTGGCCACGAGGCGGATTCCGCTGAATTTTGGCAGACTGCCCTTGAGACGTGGAAGAGGGTTTCCGAGGCCCCGGTGAATAATCTGCTGTTCTGCCATCAACAGCTCGCGGCTATACTCGATGACTTGGGAAGGCACGAAGCTTCGATTCCGCATTGGCGCGAAGCGATTGCCTTGTCTGAGCGCATGGGCAATTCCGTCCGTCGCGACATCGACAAGGGCAATCTTGCGTGGGCTCTCATTGAGGCTGGCCGTTTCGAACAAGGAGAGGGGCTAACACGCGAGCGCCTAAACGCTCTCGAGCCGGATAAAGAGGGACTACCGCAGGCAATCGAGATGCTTGCCAGCATGCTCGAGCATCGGCGGGCCTGGGGCGAAGCCGAGGTCTTGCGTCGGAGAGTCGTTGAACTATTCGAAAGAGAGAACGGACCAGAGCACGCCAGCGTGAGCCGGAGCTTGGCCACGCTTGCACGCGTTCGTCGTGAACTCGGAGATTGGGCGGAAGCGGAGACCCTCCTAAGAAGAGCGGTCGGCATTGCAGAGGTCAATGCCAGCGAAGGGAGGCGGGCGTGCTACCAAGGGTTCCTTGCTGAGCGCCTTTCAGCGCTTGCCGATCTCGTGCGCTCGCGCGATCCCAACGAAGCCGAGCAGCTCGAGGAATACGCTGCCAAGGCCCGTTCTGCGGCAAAGGACGCATCGGAGACCTGA
- a CDS encoding phosphoenolpyruvate carboxylase, with translation MPFPEPSEPRVSDQPLELFAKVEADLTYVCGCFAEVLRDLGHLALASAIERFGSADPGAADADLCSSVMAQAYSIAFQLLNAVEENAAVQDRRVREDRLGLAAEPGLWGENLRRLTSAGLGAEAIAAALPRVRVEPVLTAHPTEAKRATVLEHHRELYLLLVARENQVWTRAERQEARESLKAVLERLWRTGNIFVERPEVSSEVRNVLHYLRDVFPVVLPLLDQRLRQAWVAGGLDACLLDDPLRLPRLSFGSWVGGDRDGHPFVTPEVTATTLRLLRQEAIALLRRQLTELVRRLSLSSHLLTPPSDLLRRLAELQQELGPASEVVLRANPAEPWRQIVGLILLRFPSVEPEPEGPGAQPARPQYRAPGELSADLALVASSLVAVGAARLARAEVYPLCRSLATFGFHLAALDIRQNSRVHDAALAQLLSAGGDDGADYAEWDEGRRLEVLERELRSPRPFSLPGAVHGAEADLVLGCYRAVAGHVAQFGREGVGALIVSMTRRLSDLLAVVLFAREVGLAEYRSEGLVCALPVVPLFETADDLRSAPDILSSWLTHPLVRRSLERQRECDGASELVQQVMIGYSDSNKDAGILASWWELYRAQQAMLVVAERAGVRLRFFHGRGGTISRGAGPTHRFLSAVPARALGGDLRLTEQGETIAQKYANKLTCTYNLELLLAGTTAETLLRVSADHGTPSEALTETLEMLCRASRAAYRDLLELDGFLVFHRQATPIDVIEASRIGSRPTRRHGVGSLADLRAIPWVFSWSQARYLISGWYGVGSALAELRRERPASFALLARELRAWAPLAYVMKNVSTNVASASLSVMRDYSELVRDETVRLRVFERIEREFELCCEFLEELFEGPLALRRPRLWQTLKLRQAGLAALHQRQIELLARWRDLGDSGRSAESSELLPPLLLTVNAIASGMRTTG, from the coding sequence ATGCCATTTCCCGAACCAAGCGAGCCTCGGGTGAGTGATCAGCCGCTGGAGTTGTTCGCCAAGGTCGAGGCGGACTTGACCTACGTCTGCGGCTGCTTCGCCGAGGTCTTGCGCGACTTGGGCCACCTCGCGCTGGCCTCAGCCATCGAGCGCTTCGGCTCAGCGGACCCCGGCGCGGCGGATGCCGACCTGTGCTCGTCGGTGATGGCGCAGGCCTACTCGATCGCCTTTCAGCTGCTCAATGCGGTCGAAGAGAACGCCGCGGTGCAGGACCGCCGCGTTCGCGAGGATCGCCTGGGCCTGGCAGCCGAGCCGGGCCTCTGGGGGGAGAATCTGCGGCGCTTGACCAGCGCGGGGCTGGGCGCGGAGGCTATCGCGGCCGCACTGCCGCGCGTCCGCGTGGAGCCCGTCTTGACGGCGCACCCGACCGAAGCCAAGCGCGCCACCGTGCTCGAGCACCACCGCGAGCTCTATTTGCTGCTGGTGGCACGCGAGAATCAGGTGTGGACGCGTGCCGAGCGGCAAGAGGCTCGCGAGTCCCTCAAAGCGGTGCTCGAGCGGCTGTGGCGCACCGGCAATATCTTCGTTGAACGCCCTGAGGTCTCGTCTGAGGTGCGCAACGTGCTGCATTACCTGCGCGACGTCTTCCCCGTGGTGTTGCCGCTGCTGGATCAACGCCTGCGGCAAGCGTGGGTCGCCGGCGGGCTCGACGCGTGCCTGCTCGACGACCCCCTGCGGCTGCCGCGCCTATCGTTTGGCAGCTGGGTCGGCGGCGATCGTGACGGCCATCCCTTCGTCACGCCCGAGGTAACCGCGACGACCCTGCGCCTCTTGCGGCAAGAGGCGATCGCACTGCTCCGCCGCCAGCTCACCGAGCTGGTCCGGCGCCTCAGTCTGTCGTCGCACCTGCTCACCCCACCCTCTGACTTGCTGCGGCGTCTGGCCGAATTGCAGCAGGAGCTGGGGCCGGCGTCAGAGGTGGTGCTGCGCGCCAACCCCGCCGAGCCTTGGCGGCAGATCGTCGGGCTGATCCTGTTGCGCTTTCCGAGCGTGGAACCCGAGCCTGAAGGTCCCGGCGCTCAGCCCGCGCGGCCGCAGTATCGCGCGCCCGGCGAGTTGTCGGCCGATCTCGCGCTGGTTGCGAGCTCGCTCGTCGCGGTCGGCGCGGCGCGGCTCGCGCGCGCGGAGGTCTATCCGCTGTGTCGCTCCCTCGCGACCTTCGGCTTCCATCTGGCCGCGCTCGATATCCGTCAGAACAGCAGGGTTCACGACGCGGCGCTGGCGCAGCTGCTTTCGGCGGGCGGAGACGACGGAGCGGACTACGCCGAGTGGGACGAGGGGCGGCGTCTCGAGGTGCTCGAACGAGAGCTGCGCTCGCCGCGCCCCTTCAGCCTGCCGGGCGCCGTTCACGGCGCCGAAGCCGACCTGGTGCTCGGCTGCTATCGCGCGGTCGCCGGTCATGTCGCGCAGTTTGGTCGCGAGGGCGTGGGCGCGCTGATCGTGAGCATGACGCGCCGGCTCTCCGACTTGCTCGCCGTCGTGCTCTTCGCGCGCGAGGTGGGCTTGGCCGAGTATCGATCGGAGGGCCTGGTTTGTGCGCTGCCCGTGGTGCCGCTCTTCGAGACGGCAGACGACCTGCGGTCGGCGCCCGATATCCTGTCGTCCTGGCTCACGCATCCGCTGGTGCGGCGCAGCCTCGAACGCCAACGTGAGTGCGACGGCGCCAGCGAGCTCGTGCAGCAGGTGATGATCGGCTACAGCGACAGCAACAAGGACGCGGGCATTCTGGCCAGCTGGTGGGAGCTCTATCGCGCGCAGCAGGCGATGCTGGTGGTGGCGGAGCGGGCGGGGGTGCGGCTGCGCTTCTTCCACGGCCGCGGCGGCACGATCAGCCGTGGGGCGGGGCCCACGCACCGCTTTCTCAGCGCGGTGCCCGCGCGCGCGCTTGGCGGCGATTTGCGCTTGACGGAGCAAGGGGAAACCATCGCGCAGAAGTACGCCAACAAGTTGACCTGCACCTACAACCTCGAGCTCCTGCTCGCCGGCACGACCGCCGAAACGCTCTTGCGCGTGAGCGCCGACCACGGCACCCCGAGCGAGGCGCTGACCGAGACACTCGAAATGCTGTGCAGGGCCAGCCGCGCGGCCTACCGCGACCTGCTCGAGCTCGATGGCTTCCTCGTCTTTCACCGGCAGGCCACGCCGATCGATGTGATCGAGGCCAGCCGTATCGGCTCCCGGCCGACGCGTCGCCACGGGGTGGGGAGCTTGGCGGACCTGCGGGCCATCCCTTGGGTCTTCAGCTGGAGCCAGGCACGCTACCTGATTTCGGGCTGGTACGGCGTGGGCAGCGCCCTGGCTGAGCTGCGACGCGAGCGTCCGGCGAGCTTCGCGCTGCTCGCGCGGGAGCTGCGCGCTTGGGCGCCGCTGGCGTACGTGATGAAGAACGTCAGCACGAACGTCGCCTCGGCCAGCCTCTCGGTGATGCGCGACTACAGCGAGCTGGTGCGCGACGAGACGGTCAGGCTGCGCGTCTTCGAGCGCATCGAGCGCGAGTTCGAGCTCTGCTGCGAGTTTCTAGAGGAGCTCTTCGAGGGTCCGCTGGCGCTACGCCGACCGCGCCTCTGGCAAACCCTCAAACTTCGCCAAGCGGGCCTCGCCGCGCTGCACCAGCGGCAGATCGAGCTGCTCGCGCGCTGGCGCGACCTCGGTGACTCGGGCCGAAGCGCCGAGTCGAGCGAGCTCTTGCCGCCGCTGCTGCTTACGGTGAACGCCATCGCCAGCGGTATGCGCACCACAGGCTAG
- a CDS encoding glycosyltransferase family 2 protein — protein sequence MTVSVVVPVYNSAASLPSLMQRLQPVLDGLDPQAEVILVNDGSRDDSWRVIEQLAQRYPSIRGINLMRNSGQHNALLCGIRAARREVVVTIDDDLQNPPEEIPRLLAALGDDCDVVYGRPATEQHGLLRDLASYVTKLALASAMGVATARHVSAFRAFRTTLRQAFAAFRGPFVSIDVLLTWGTTRFTAITVRHERRAIGASTYTVGRLIAHALNMMTGFSVRPLQAASILGFVFTLFGGGVLAFTLLRYWIAGGGIPGFPFLASIISIFAGAQLFALGIIGEYLARMHFRMMDRLPYTVRERTAAPGESAPAPAPEPTGKC from the coding sequence GTGACCGTCTCGGTGGTGGTACCCGTTTACAACAGCGCGGCGAGCCTGCCGAGCCTGATGCAGCGACTGCAGCCGGTGCTCGACGGCCTCGACCCGCAGGCCGAGGTGATCCTGGTCAATGACGGCAGTCGCGACGATAGCTGGCGCGTGATCGAGCAGCTCGCGCAGCGCTATCCGTCGATTCGCGGCATCAATCTGATGCGCAACTCGGGCCAGCATAACGCCCTGCTCTGCGGGATCCGCGCCGCGCGGCGCGAGGTGGTGGTGACGATCGACGACGACCTGCAGAACCCGCCCGAGGAGATCCCGCGGCTGCTCGCCGCCCTCGGCGACGACTGTGACGTCGTCTACGGTCGCCCCGCCACCGAGCAGCACGGGCTGCTGCGCGACCTGGCCTCCTACGTGACCAAGCTCGCCCTGGCCAGCGCGATGGGCGTCGCCACCGCGCGCCACGTCAGCGCCTTCCGCGCCTTTCGCACGACCCTGCGCCAGGCCTTCGCCGCCTTCCGCGGCCCCTTCGTCTCGATCGACGTGCTGCTGACCTGGGGCACGACGCGCTTCACCGCGATCACCGTGCGCCACGAGCGGCGCGCGATCGGCGCGTCGACCTATACCGTGGGTCGCCTGATCGCCCACGCGCTGAACATGATGACCGGCTTCAGCGTGCGCCCGCTGCAGGCGGCCAGCATCCTCGGCTTCGTCTTCACGCTCTTCGGCGGCGGGGTGCTCGCCTTCACCTTGCTGCGCTACTGGATCGCCGGCGGCGGCATCCCGGGCTTCCCCTTCCTCGCCTCGATCATTTCGATCTTCGCCGGGGCACAGCTCTTCGCGCTCGGCATCATCGGCGAGTACCTCGCGCGCATGCACTTCCGCATGATGGACCGCCTGCCCTACACGGTACGCGAACGCACCGCAGCCCCAGGGGAGAGCGCGCCCGCGCCAGCCCCGGAGCCGACCGGCAAGTGCTGA
- a CDS encoding methyltransferase domain-containing protein has product MLIRLAHRIVAVPWIYDLVQTLAGTHSVDRRIASAARLCARRIVVDIGGGTGHRGQLFAGSGLYLCLDVDAQKLGGWRARGRPGQAMLADATRCPFASGTVDLVLLTAVAHHLTTDQLARALTEIARVLGPKGRLLLAEPTWVAWYPVGRLLWRFDRGAHPRSAETLRALLRRDFELVHEQRWTPLHRVVFYVARPRPPAPSA; this is encoded by the coding sequence GTGCTGATTCGCCTCGCCCACCGCATCGTCGCGGTGCCCTGGATCTACGACCTGGTCCAGACCCTGGCGGGCACCCACAGCGTCGACCGTCGCATTGCCAGCGCAGCGCGGCTCTGCGCCCGGCGCATCGTCGTCGATATCGGTGGAGGAACCGGACATCGCGGCCAGCTCTTCGCCGGCTCGGGGCTCTACCTCTGCCTCGATGTCGACGCGCAGAAGCTGGGGGGCTGGCGCGCGCGCGGCCGGCCCGGGCAGGCGATGCTCGCCGACGCCACGCGCTGCCCCTTTGCCAGCGGCACGGTCGACCTGGTGCTCCTGACGGCGGTGGCGCACCACCTGACCACCGACCAGCTCGCGCGGGCGTTGACGGAGATCGCCCGCGTCCTCGGCCCCAAGGGACGGCTGCTGCTGGCGGAGCCCACCTGGGTGGCTTGGTATCCCGTCGGCCGCCTGCTCTGGCGCTTCGACCGCGGCGCGCATCCCCGCAGCGCCGAGACGCTACGCGCACTCTTGCGGCGCGACTTCGAGCTCGTCCACGAGCAGCGCTGGACGCCGCTGCATCGCGTCGTCTTCTACGTCGCCCGACCCCGCCCGCCCGCGCCCAGCGCCTGA
- the rffA gene encoding dTDP-4-amino-4,6-dideoxygalactose transaminase, which produces MIPFSKHCTAPRELQYLQESLAGGHLSGDGPFTRRAAALLSARMNGAPVLLTPSCSDALELAALLCDLGPEDEVVMPSLTFSSTANAFAIRGAALRFADVDPGTFSMELPQLLAAVTPATKVVVAVHYGGVTRDLAAMRAYCAERGLRLVEDNAHGLFASCDGRPLGTFGQLSTLSFHGTKNVSCGEGGAVVVSDPALLARAEILREKGTDRHRFLRGEVDRYTWREVGSSFLLADVLAALLTAQLEHAETIQARRQALVQRYRERLAPHAAELGLELQQVPAGCTPPAHLLAMLLPPEVERGRVLSAMRERGVQATSHYEPLHLAPAYRAPVRRGALLPLPNTEDIGRRLLRLPLFPELTLEAADLGVEALCEVLQALGAGGRGRAT; this is translated from the coding sequence ATGATTCCCTTCTCGAAGCACTGCACCGCCCCGCGCGAGCTGCAGTACCTGCAAGAGAGCCTGGCGGGCGGCCACCTCTCGGGCGATGGCCCCTTCACGCGGCGGGCGGCGGCGCTGCTCAGCGCGCGGATGAACGGGGCGCCTGTGCTCCTCACGCCCTCCTGCAGTGATGCGCTCGAGCTGGCGGCGTTGCTCTGCGACCTCGGCCCGGAGGATGAGGTCGTGATGCCGTCGCTGACCTTCTCGTCGACGGCCAATGCCTTTGCGATCCGCGGCGCGGCGCTGCGCTTCGCCGACGTCGACCCCGGAACCTTTTCGATGGAGCTGCCGCAGTTGCTGGCGGCGGTCACGCCGGCGACCAAGGTGGTGGTCGCCGTGCATTACGGTGGGGTTACCCGCGACCTGGCGGCGATGCGCGCCTACTGTGCGGAGCGTGGCCTGCGCCTGGTCGAGGACAACGCGCACGGGCTCTTCGCGAGCTGTGACGGGCGGCCGCTGGGGACCTTCGGTCAGCTCAGCACGCTCAGCTTCCATGGCACGAAGAACGTCAGCTGCGGTGAAGGCGGGGCCGTGGTGGTCTCCGATCCAGCGCTGCTCGCCCGCGCCGAGATCCTGCGCGAGAAGGGGACCGATCGTCATCGCTTCCTGCGCGGCGAGGTCGACCGCTACACTTGGCGCGAGGTGGGCTCGAGCTTCCTGCTCGCCGATGTGCTCGCGGCCTTGCTGACGGCGCAGCTCGAGCACGCCGAGACGATCCAGGCGCGCCGCCAGGCGCTGGTCCAGCGCTACCGCGAGCGGCTGGCACCTCATGCCGCGGAACTCGGTCTCGAGCTGCAGCAGGTCCCCGCCGGATGCACGCCGCCGGCCCATCTGCTGGCGATGCTGCTGCCGCCCGAGGTCGAGCGCGGGCGCGTGCTCAGCGCGATGCGCGAGCGCGGCGTCCAGGCGACCAGCCACTACGAGCCGCTGCACCTCGCGCCGGCCTACCGGGCGCCCGTGCGCCGCGGGGCGCTGTTGCCGCTGCCCAATACAGAGGACATCGGTCGCCGCCTGCTGCGCCTGCCGCTCTTTCCGGAGTTGACGCTGGAGGCTGCGGACCTGGGCGTCGAGGCGCTCTGCGAGGTGCTTCAGGCGCTGGGCGCGGGCGGGCGGGGTCGGGCGACGTAG